One genomic segment of Brassica napus cultivar Da-Ae chromosome A3, Da-Ae, whole genome shotgun sequence includes these proteins:
- the LOC106438815 gene encoding polyadenylate-binding protein-interacting protein 12 isoform X2 codes for MTVADNVGAGTEAVAISPSPPSSITSQGSGVSTNDDQGGEIGSHVERSDGGESLKQRDMRELQELLSKLNPMAEEFVPPSMNKQGGVNGFNGVNGGFFTVAGSFLPNNGFGAAGYFPVNEDGGFRRKPFGQQGKRRMNPRTSMAQREDIIRRTVYVSDIDQQVTEEQLAGLFIGFGQVVDCRICGDPNSVLRFAFIEFTDEGGARAALNLSGTMLGFYPVKVMPSKTAIAPVNPTFLPRSEDEREKCARTIYCTNIDKKVTQTDIKLFFEAVCGEVHHLRLLGDYHHPTRIGFVEFVMAESAITALNCSGVIVGSLPIRVSPSKTPVRSRAVPRQQMH; via the exons ATGACGGTCGCTGACAACGTCGGAGCTGGTACGGAGGCTGTTGCGATCTCGCCGTCGCCGCCGTCTTCCATCACCAGCCAAGGATCAGGAGTCTCTACCAACGACGATCAGGGTGGTGAGATCGGATCACACGTGGAGAGATCTGACGGCGGAGAGAGCTTGAAGCAGCGTGACATGAGAGAGCTCCAGGAGCTTTTGTCTAAGCTTAACCCCATGGCTGAAGAGTTCGTCCCTCCTTCAATGAACAAGCAAGGAGGAGTTAACGGGTTTAACGGCGTTAACGGTGGTTTCTTCACCGTCGCTGGCTCTTTCCTTCCCAACAATGGGTTTGGTGCTGCCGGTTATTTCCCCGTCAACGAAGACGGCGGCTTTAGAAGG AAGCCGTTCGGACAACAAGGGAAACGGAGGATGAATCCTCGGACAAGCATGGCTCAGCGTGAAGACATCATCCGAAGAACTGTCTATGTGTCTGATATTGACCAACAG GTCACTGAGGAGCAGCTTGCTGGTCTGTTCATCGGCTTTGGACAG GTTGTTGACTGTCGCATTTGCGGTGACCCAAACTCAGTGCTTAGGTTTGCTTTCATCGAGTTCACTGATGAAG GGGGTGCAAGAGCTGCGCTGAACTTGTCTGGGACGATGCTGGGATTCTATCCTGTGAAGGTTATGCCGTCCAAAACAGCTATTGCACCTGTTAACCCCACTTTCTTGCCAAGG AGTGAAGATGAGCGTGAGAAGTGTGCGAGAACCATCTACTGCACTAACATCGACAAGAAG GTCACTCAAACGGACATAAAGCTCTTTTTTGAGGCTGTGTGTGGAGAGGTGCATCATCTGAGGCTTCTGGGAGATTATCATCATCCAACTAGAATTGGTTTCGTTGAGTTTGTCATG GCTGAAAGCGCAATAACTGCTCTCAACTGCAGTGGCGTCATTGTTGGTTCTTTACCGATAAG GGTGAGTCCGTCAAAGACACCTGTTCGTTCCCGTGCTGTCCCGCGACAACAAATGCATTGA
- the LOC106438815 gene encoding polyadenylate-binding protein-interacting protein 12 isoform X1, with amino-acid sequence MTVADNVGAGTEAVAISPSPPSSITSQGSGVSTNDDQGGEIGSHVERSDGGESLKQRDMRELQELLSKLNPMAEEFVPPSMNKQGGVNGFNGVNGGFFTVAGSFLPNNGFGAAGYFPVNEDGGFRRKKPFGQQGKRRMNPRTSMAQREDIIRRTVYVSDIDQQVTEEQLAGLFIGFGQVVDCRICGDPNSVLRFAFIEFTDEGGARAALNLSGTMLGFYPVKVMPSKTAIAPVNPTFLPRSEDEREKCARTIYCTNIDKKVTQTDIKLFFEAVCGEVHHLRLLGDYHHPTRIGFVEFVMAESAITALNCSGVIVGSLPIRVSPSKTPVRSRAVPRQQMH; translated from the exons ATGACGGTCGCTGACAACGTCGGAGCTGGTACGGAGGCTGTTGCGATCTCGCCGTCGCCGCCGTCTTCCATCACCAGCCAAGGATCAGGAGTCTCTACCAACGACGATCAGGGTGGTGAGATCGGATCACACGTGGAGAGATCTGACGGCGGAGAGAGCTTGAAGCAGCGTGACATGAGAGAGCTCCAGGAGCTTTTGTCTAAGCTTAACCCCATGGCTGAAGAGTTCGTCCCTCCTTCAATGAACAAGCAAGGAGGAGTTAACGGGTTTAACGGCGTTAACGGTGGTTTCTTCACCGTCGCTGGCTCTTTCCTTCCCAACAATGGGTTTGGTGCTGCCGGTTATTTCCCCGTCAACGAAGACGGCGGCTTTAGAAGG AAGAAGCCGTTCGGACAACAAGGGAAACGGAGGATGAATCCTCGGACAAGCATGGCTCAGCGTGAAGACATCATCCGAAGAACTGTCTATGTGTCTGATATTGACCAACAG GTCACTGAGGAGCAGCTTGCTGGTCTGTTCATCGGCTTTGGACAG GTTGTTGACTGTCGCATTTGCGGTGACCCAAACTCAGTGCTTAGGTTTGCTTTCATCGAGTTCACTGATGAAG GGGGTGCAAGAGCTGCGCTGAACTTGTCTGGGACGATGCTGGGATTCTATCCTGTGAAGGTTATGCCGTCCAAAACAGCTATTGCACCTGTTAACCCCACTTTCTTGCCAAGG AGTGAAGATGAGCGTGAGAAGTGTGCGAGAACCATCTACTGCACTAACATCGACAAGAAG GTCACTCAAACGGACATAAAGCTCTTTTTTGAGGCTGTGTGTGGAGAGGTGCATCATCTGAGGCTTCTGGGAGATTATCATCATCCAACTAGAATTGGTTTCGTTGAGTTTGTCATG GCTGAAAGCGCAATAACTGCTCTCAACTGCAGTGGCGTCATTGTTGGTTCTTTACCGATAAG GGTGAGTCCGTCAAAGACACCTGTTCGTTCCCGTGCTGTCCCGCGACAACAAATGCATTGA
- the LOC125606914 gene encoding uncharacterized protein At5g39865-like — MGCVSSNLLNHDEDFPQIGGSSAFGHHIVKLTSTTYGLLTLDPPSSPPTTPPQKFTTGTDTKSLLSEPEVINSWELMSGLDGESFRFTPLPKTPPVKYKVFGGDNKENSDPNRKIPTKSLSKEVLKPLDPKPSERFERICPPGGENRVVIYTTSLRGVRRTFEECNTVRAAVEGSGVVICERDVSMDRGFREELASLMAKRISNGNDKASALPPRVFVKGMYIGGAEEVLRLVEEGVFGEMVRGLPSKKAGGCRGGGDGDGACDGCGGLFFLPCFRCNGSCKVVKGWGSSAVVVRCTECNENGLVPCPICS, encoded by the coding sequence ATGGGTTGCGTCTCATCGAACCTCCTAAATCACGACGAAGATTTCCCTCAGATCGGCGGCAGCTCCGCCTTCGGCCACCACATCGTCAAGCTAACCTCCACTACTTACGGTCTCCTCACTCTCGATCCTCCCTCTTCTCCACCTACGACGCCGCCTCAGAAATTCACCACCGGTACGGACACAAAGTCACTCTTGTCTGAGCCGGAGGTTATCAACTCATGGGAGCTTATGTCTGGTCTCGACGGCGAGAGCTTCCGCTTCACTCCTCTCCCGAAGACTCCTCCGGTGAAGTACAAAGTCTTCGGCGGAGACAACAAAGAGAATTCGGATCCTAACCGGAAAATTCCGACAAAATCATTAAGCAAAGAGGTTCTGAAACCGTTAGATCCGAAACCGTCGGAGAGGTTCGAGAGGATCTGTCCTCCAGGAGGAGAGAATCGCGTGGTGATCTACACGACGTCGTTGCGCGGCGTGCGTCGGACGTTCGAGGAATGTAACACCGTGAGAGCCGCGGTGGAGGGGTCCGGTGTAGTGATCTGCGAGAGAGACGTGTCGATGGATAGAGGGTTCAGAGAAGAACTCGCGTCTCTGATGGCGAAGAGGATCAGTAACGGTAACGACAAGGCTTCTGCATTGCCGCCTAGGGTGTTTGTGAAGGGGATGTACATTGGTGGAGCAGAGGAAGTGTTGAGATTAGTGGAGGAAGGTGTTTTCGGGGAGATGGTTCGTGGGCTGCCGAGTAAGAAAGCGGGAGGATGCCGCGGCGGCGGCGATGGAGATGGTGCTTGTGATGGATGCGGTGGTTTGTTTTTCTTGCCGTGTTTCAGGTGTAACGGAAGCTGTAAAGTTGTGAAAGGATGGGGTAGCTCCGCTGTTGTTGTGAGGTGTACCGAGTGTAATGAGAACGGTCTTGTTCCATGTCCTATTTGCAGTTAG